From the Gammaproteobacteria bacterium genome, one window contains:
- a CDS encoding nucleotidyltransferase family protein, with the protein MRALILAAGRGERMRPLTDVTPKPLLRAGGKALIEHHLEALVRAGITDIVINHAYRGDRIVAALGDGGRYGACIRYSAEPEGALETGGGIFQALPLLGEGPFLVINGDVWTDLDYARLPRAFDGLAYLLLVDNPAHHAAGDFCLDDGRVHVCEGPRLTFSGIGLYRAALFAGCRPGRFPLAPLLRAAMAAGRIRGAHVQDRWFDIGTPQRLAELDRMLGG; encoded by the coding sequence ATGCGCGCCCTGATCCTGGCCGCCGGCCGCGGCGAGCGCATGCGGCCGCTCACCGACGTCACCCCCAAGCCGCTGCTGCGCGCCGGCGGCAAGGCACTGATCGAGCATCACCTCGAGGCGCTGGTGCGCGCCGGCATCACCGACATCGTCATCAATCACGCGTACCGCGGCGATCGCATCGTAGCGGCCCTCGGCGATGGCGGCCGTTACGGCGCCTGTATCCGCTACTCCGCCGAACCCGAGGGTGCGCTGGAGACCGGTGGCGGCATCTTCCAGGCACTGCCGCTGCTCGGCGAGGGTCCGTTTCTGGTGATCAACGGCGATGTCTGGACGGACCTGGACTACGCACGGCTGCCGCGTGCGTTCGACGGGCTGGCCTATCTGCTGCTGGTGGACAATCCCGCCCACCATGCAGCCGGAGATTTTTGTCTCGACGATGGGCGCGTGCATGTCTGTGAGGGGCCGCGCCTGACCTTCAGCGGCATCGGTCTGTACCGGGCCGCACTGTTCGCAGGCTGCCGGCCGGGGCGCTTTCCCCTGGCGCCGCTGCTACGCGCTGCCATGGCCGCGGGCCGCATCCGCGGTGCGCATGTCCAGGATCGCTGGTTCGACATCGGCACCCCCCAACGGCTCGCCGAACTGGACCGCATGCTCGGGGGCTGA
- a CDS encoding heme-binding protein has translation MNIKTLRRFSIAALLAAATAPAAAIDVLTERNIGMDLALDIAAATVRVCRDEGYQTSAVVVDRFGIVRAALRDDLASRFTLQIAEEKANMVVMSGIGSGEFRKNREDIRPELNHIDGLIVMEGGLPIEAGGYRIGAVGVSGAPGGDLDAACAAKALESFIERLEFGN, from the coding sequence ATGAACATTAAGACACTACGGAGATTTTCCATCGCAGCGCTGCTGGCCGCCGCCACGGCACCGGCCGCGGCCATCGATGTGCTGACCGAGCGCAACATCGGCATGGATCTCGCGCTCGACATCGCCGCCGCCACGGTGCGCGTCTGTCGCGACGAGGGTTATCAGACGAGTGCGGTGGTGGTGGACCGCTTCGGCATTGTGCGCGCCGCGCTGCGCGATGACCTGGCCAGCCGCTTCACGCTGCAGATCGCCGAGGAGAAGGCCAATATGGTGGTGATGTCCGGCATCGGTTCCGGCGAGTTCCGCAAGAACCGCGAAGACATCCGCCCCGAGCTCAATCACATCGACGGCCTGATCGTGATGGAGGGCGGTCTGCCCATCGAGGCAGGCGGCTACCGTATCGGCGCCGTCGGCGTCAGCGGCGCGCCGGGGGGCGATCTGGACGCGGCCTGCGCGGCCAAGGCCCTGGAGAGTTTCATCGAGCGGCTCGAGTTCGGTAATTGA